From the genome of Adhaeribacter pallidiroseus:
GCCTTTTTTATCGTCGTAAATAATAGAATGCACCACCGAATGCGGCCGTAAGGTCATCTTGCCGGTTTTAGCAGCCCAGGGCAGGGTAGAAGCGTTGCTGCTGAAATAACCGCCAAAGGGGCAGCCCCGCACGCACAACGCCCGGTGCTGGCACTTGGCCCGGCCTTGCTGGTAATGCACTTCTTTCGGCTGAGTCAGGTGGGCACAACGACCCTGAATCATTTGCCGGTCTTGGTAATTTTTAGCAATTTGGTCCTTAAAATAAGCATCTACGCAGCTCATTTCGGTAGCGGGTAAAAACTCACCATCGGGTAGGTGGGGCAAACCATCTTTATTGCCCGAGATACCGGCAAACTTTTCGACGTAGCTGTACCAAGATGCCAGATCTTTGTAGCGGATGGGCCAGTCTACGGCAAAGCCGTCGCGGGCCGGGCCTTCAAAGTCGAAATCGCTCCAGCGTTGGGTTTGGCGCGCCCACAACAACGATTTGCCGCCCACGTGGTAGCCGCGCGTCCAGTTAAACGGTTTATCTTCAATGTAAGGCTGTTCCCCGTCCTTCACCACAAAATGCATGGTGGCTTCGTTAAACAAACCTCGTTTCTGGCTTTCTATCGGGTTTTGCTTCTTTATTTCCAAAGGAACCTGGCCCCGATGTTCAAATTCCCATGGGTTTAAGTTGGCCGTGGGGTAATCAATTACGTGTTTTACATCCCGACCGCGTTCCAGTACCAAGGTTTTCAAGCCTTTACCGGTTAATTCTTTGGCGGCCCAACCGCCGCTAATGCCCGAGCCAATAACGATGGCGTCGAAGGTCATTTCTTTTACTGCGTCTATTGATAAATTTGCCATTATTTCTGTAACTGAGCTTGGGGAGTAGGCGCCGGAACACAGCCGTAAAAATGTCCCGGAATCATCTTGTAATTGGTGTGATTGGTTAAGTAATATTCGGAAGTAAGGTAGCCTTGCAAGGTTAAGTCTTTCACCAGCTTGTAAAACGAAGCCCAGTTCGGGTCGATGGAAATTTCCATGGTGGTTAAAATTTCTTCGCGTTGCTTGGTGTCGCAGGTAGCAAACGTTTTGGCGTAGGTTTGTTTCGCTAATTGCTCCGCCGTGGCTAAACCTTTTACTACGTTTTCCTGTACCTCGGGCTCATAGCAATCCGCAATCATTTTGTGCACGAACGTATAAATTTTTAAATCTTTAGCTCCGGGCGTATTGGTAGCTGGCAGAATGGTTTCGGTAATTTCGGCCAGCAAAGCTTCCTGCTCCGACGATAAGTAAGACTTTAGAGATTGGATAGAAGTGGCGCTCCAGCTATCGGCCCAGGCTGGCAGTGCCAGCAAACTCCCGAATGCTAAAGCCATGTTTTTAAGAGCTACTCGTCTTTTCATTTTTAAAATTTCAGCTAATTATTGTATACTCAGGCATTGTTTGTTAATGGTTGTTCGAAGAAATAAAGGCTGTAGTTCAATAAGGTATTATATTTTATTCGTATTCGCTAAATTAACCGGTATAAAGGGCCGCCCAAAATTCTGAAATCAACCGGCATTTTTTAAATTTTCGATGCCTTGTGGGCTTACTTTGCTTTTTCTGCAATTGGGGTAGCCGCTTTTTCAGAGTTACTCACAAAAGAAATAAATTTACTATCCGGCGACCACGAATTAACATTGATCGTTCCTTGTCCGCCGTACAGGTAAGCCATTACCCGGGGCGCACCGCCGGTAGTGGGTAACAGCCGCAAGGTTACCCGCTGGTAACTAGGGTGAGCATTCGGGTCGATGTCCGTGGGGAACGAAATATAAGCAATCCATTTGCCATCCGGCGAAATATGCGGGAACCAGTTGTGGTTTTCGTCGAAGGTGATTTGTTCTTTACCCGAACCATCCGGCTTCATCCGCCAGATTTGCATAGTACCGGTAGGGTTGGCGTTATAATAAATATACTTGCCATCCGGCGAGTATTCCGGGCCGTCTACGTGACCGGCAGTATTTTTGGTGAGCGCTTCTTCTTTGCCGTTGTTTATATTTGCCCGGTAAATGTTATAAATTTTGCTGCCATTGCGTTGGCCTACAAAAACTACATCCTTGTTATTGGTGGCCCAACCGTGCCAATAAGATGGCGATTCCTGGGTTATTAATTTCGGGGTGCCGCCAGTTAAAGGCAAAACGTACACGTACGAACCGCCGGTTGCACCTTCTTTACCGCCGCTAATGGCTAGTTGCTTGCCGTCGAAAGAAATGCCGTGGTCGTTATTAATGCGGGAAACGGTGCCGGTATTTAGTTTTTCCGGAGTGCCGCCGGTAACCGGAATGGTGAATAAGGCCCCGCCTTCGTTATAGAGCAATTTTTTACCGTCTGGCATCCAGTTTGGCGCTTCAAATTTGCCGCTAGATTCCTGAATCACTTTACGTTTACCATCCGCAATGGTCATGATTTCCAGACGGCAACCCAGTACATCCTGCGTTTTAGGTAAAAGTTTTTGAATTTGTGGGTTCGGGTGATAAATACTAGCCACTGGTTTATCGATGCGGACATTCCAAACTTTGGCTTCCTGTACATCGTCGGGGTTGTGCGACGAAATAAACAAACCCGCTAGCACCGCATCGGGCAGATCGGGCATCTCGTGCGAACCTACTTCTTGCAAAGGTTCGCCCCAGTTGGCTACGCGCATTATCATTTTCTTGCCGCTACGCTCCAGTTGAATTACCTGAAAAACGGTTTTCTTAGAGTAAAAAATTTCGTCTTGGGGGTCGCGCATGAAAGCGCCACGCAAAGGCCGCCACTGTAAAACGGTTAAACCGTCGCCGTGCACTACCGCGTTCATACTGGCCGCCGCTTCGTCCGCCGATTCCCGCACCATCCAACCGATTTTGCGGTGCGGATCGCCTTTCTGGCCCATAAATTCAAAATGGGCGGTTAAGATAAAATCCCCCTGAATGTGATTATAAAGGTAGTGAAATTCATCGCGGTTAAACCAGATATTACTGCCGCCGCCTCTTATAGTATAGGTTTGTGTATTAGAGTCGTAAGTAGCACTCCCGGTCATTTTAGGTTTTCCAACATCGGCGTTGTTTTGAAAAATACCCACTGGGTTTGTTTGAGCGAATGCACTCGAACCAATTAAAAAAAGCAGGGCAATTGATAAAAGTTTAGCCATCAGTACAATAAAGAGTTGAATAAGTGAAAATGCGTATAAGTTAAGCAGTTACGCGTTAGAAATTTTAAATTTTTTTAAATTTTTCGTTGCAGCAATGTATTAAATGTAAACGCGGCTACCAGAATAATTTTGGCGAAATTCTTTAGGCGTACACCCGTTTTTTTTGCGAAATATCCGGTTAAAATAAGATAGATTGTTAAAGCCGCAGTTATACGAAATTTCGGCAATGGTTTGGGTAGTGTCAATTAACATTCGCGAGGCGTGGCCCAACCGGATTTGGTTTAAACTTTCGATGAAGGTTTTGCCAGTCCGTTTCTTAATAAACCTACTAAACGATACTTCCGGCATATTTACCACGGCGGCTACATCGGCTAAGGAAATTTCTTTATTATAATTGGCCTGCATAAATTCAAACGCTTTTTCGATACGCCGGCTGTGGTAGTTAAATTGTTCCGAGGTAAAAGACGAGTTAGACAAAGAACGCATATTCGACGACACGGATAAATCGTGCAGAATAGAAATTAATTCCAGAACCGAGTCGAAACCAGTTTTTTGCGTCAGCTTTTCTAAACGGGGCCGGAACTTTTCGGTGGTTTCGGGCGGGAAAGCAATGCCTTTGCTGGACCGTTCGAGTAAGTTGCGAATAAAACTTAGCTGATTGCGCTGCAAAAACTTTTCGTCGAACAAATCCGAGTGAAACTGCAGGGTAATTTCAAAAATTTCCTTGCTTTTGCACTGGTGCGTAAACCAGCCGTGCGGCAAATTACTGCCTACCAAAACCAACTCTAAATCATCAATTACCTCTACGTGGTCGCCTACTACCCGTTTGGTGCCGGCGGCATTGGCAATAAAGTTCAACTCAAACTCGTCGTGGTAATGCAGCGGGAAATTAAATTCCTCTTTAATCCGGTGAAAAACGGTAAAACAATCATTTTGAGTAAGCGGCGTAATTTCGCGGTAAATGGTATTCATTAAAACCTTATTCTTATTGAATTCTATTTAATTAATACGTAAATATTTTGGTAAATTGATAAAATAATATCACTATTTTTCGCATACATTTATTAAAGTTTTAGACATTTAACCATTATTGGCCTCATGTATATAAAGTACTAATAACGTCTAATTTAGTTGGGTATACTATATAAATAATTGAAAATTAGCTTAATCATTCTGTTTTTTTACTGCTTGTTAAGATTGCAGTTTAGTTGGTATAACTTATCCAAAAATTAAAAATTTATTTTTACAAAGAAAAATAATTGGCGTTTTGGGCAAATAATTGATAAAATAG
Proteins encoded in this window:
- a CDS encoding AraC family transcriptional regulator, which produces MNTIYREITPLTQNDCFTVFHRIKEEFNFPLHYHDEFELNFIANAAGTKRVVGDHVEVIDDLELVLVGSNLPHGWFTHQCKSKEIFEITLQFHSDLFDEKFLQRNQLSFIRNLLERSSKGIAFPPETTEKFRPRLEKLTQKTGFDSVLELISILHDLSVSSNMRSLSNSSFTSEQFNYHSRRIEKAFEFMQANYNKEISLADVAAVVNMPEVSFSRFIKKRTGKTFIESLNQIRLGHASRMLIDTTQTIAEISYNCGFNNLSYFNRIFRKKNGCTPKEFRQNYSGSRVYI
- a CDS encoding gluconate 2-dehydrogenase subunit 3 family protein, which codes for MKRRVALKNMALAFGSLLALPAWADSWSATSIQSLKSYLSSEQEALLAEITETILPATNTPGAKDLKIYTFVHKMIADCYEPEVQENVVKGLATAEQLAKQTYAKTFATCDTKQREEILTTMEISIDPNWASFYKLVKDLTLQGYLTSEYYLTNHTNYKMIPGHFYGCVPAPTPQAQLQK
- a CDS encoding TolB family protein → MAKLLSIALLFLIGSSAFAQTNPVGIFQNNADVGKPKMTGSATYDSNTQTYTIRGGGSNIWFNRDEFHYLYNHIQGDFILTAHFEFMGQKGDPHRKIGWMVRESADEAAASMNAVVHGDGLTVLQWRPLRGAFMRDPQDEIFYSKKTVFQVIQLERSGKKMIMRVANWGEPLQEVGSHEMPDLPDAVLAGLFISSHNPDDVQEAKVWNVRIDKPVASIYHPNPQIQKLLPKTQDVLGCRLEIMTIADGKRKVIQESSGKFEAPNWMPDGKKLLYNEGGALFTIPVTGGTPEKLNTGTVSRINNDHGISFDGKQLAISGGKEGATGGSYVYVLPLTGGTPKLITQESPSYWHGWATNNKDVVFVGQRNGSKIYNIYRANINNGKEEALTKNTAGHVDGPEYSPDGKYIYYNANPTGTMQIWRMKPDGSGKEQITFDENHNWFPHISPDGKWIAYISFPTDIDPNAHPSYQRVTLRLLPTTGGAPRVMAYLYGGQGTINVNSWSPDSKFISFVSNSEKAATPIAEKAK